DNA sequence from the Lysinibacillus sp. OF-1 genome:
GAAGCCAACAATTGTTTTCCATCCCTTGTCGGCAAATAATTGACGTGTTTCTACGGGATCAAACGAATACGCAGGAAATTGTTGTGCGATACGTTTGATTAAGGTAATTTTTCCACCGACATAAATAGCAGGTCGGTCATGAAGCTTTTGAACTCCTGGATGTGCTAAATCCTCTGTCCCATATACAAGCAAAGCCTCTTTTCGTTTATTCGGCTCATAAATATCAACTACTTCAATAACGCCATAAACTTCATCTTGATAGACCAGTTTCACCTCATCACCAGGCTGTATAGTAGCTGCTTTTTCTTGTGTAACAGGTAATGTAATCGGAATACTCCATACTACGCCTGATGCTAAGCGACTTTGTTCCACAACTGACTCATAATCTTCTTGTGTTAAAAAGCCTTCAATTGGGCTATAGCCACCTATCGCAATTAACTCTAAATCACTTAAAGAAATAGCATCCAGCTCAATTTCCTTGTGAATGGTTGCTATCTCTTTTTCTGGGTTAAACGCTTGCACAAGAAGCCCACCATGTGGTTGTAAACTCATGAAAATCTCCTCCTACTTCTAGTTAAATACTAAGTTTTATAGTCAAAATAGTAGTTCTAGCATGATTCAATTTATATGCCTTCACCTGCGTCATAAATGGACTGCTCTTCTTCTCGCATCGTCCGCATTAGGCTAATGACACCTAGTGTCCCAACAATAATAGTGCCAATCAAAATAATGGCATAGAGGTCCTTTTCTAAAAATAGCTGCACTAAAAAGTACGAAATAGCTAACGAAAAGATAGGCGATACAATCCAAATCCGAATGATTTTTTTGACAATATGCTGATGGAAAATTTGTTTTCCATTCTTCGCCATGCCCATCCCGATGATGGATGAAGATGTTACTTGTGTTAAAGGAACTGGAAGCCCAAAAAGCGAGCTTACGCCAACAAGAAGGGCACCTGTACTAGAAATTAAGATTCCTTCTGCCTTTTGAAAGCGCACAATTTTTTTACCATTGGTTTCAAGCACTCGTTTGCCAAGTAGCATAGCACCTAGTGCCACAAATGCCCCACCTAGGACAATGCCCATCGTAACATCTATCATCCCTGCACCAACAAGTGGTCCAACAGCATTGGCGACATTGTTCATACCCGCTGAAAAGGCTTCAAAAAATCCAGCTAATACGAGAAGAATCGTTAAAATCGGACGATCTTTTAGCAGCCCTCTGTTTTGTAATTTATATAATAATTTTCCAAAGACAAGTGCAATGACAAAGGCGACAAGCGGTACAATGATCCAAAATGATATGATAACTAACAGTGAACGCACGAATAATACTTTATAGGCTATTCCTACCCCAACAACAGCGCCAACCGTTACTTCGCTCGTTGATAAGGGGATACCTAA
Encoded proteins:
- a CDS encoding inorganic phosphate transporter; its protein translation is MLEYFAIAISLFFAMNIGASGAAASMGVAYGAGAIKKAWQALLLCAIGVYSGAVLGGGEVVKTISSGIMPQDYITVKVVIIILISATSSLFFANLLGIPLSTSEVTVGAVVGVGIAYKVLFVRSLLVIISFWIIVPLVAFVIALVFGKLLYKLQNRGLLKDRPILTILLVLAGFFEAFSAGMNNVANAVGPLVGAGMIDVTMGIVLGGAFVALGAMLLGKRVLETNGKKIVRFQKAEGILISSTGALLVGVSSLFGLPVPLTQVTSSSIIGMGMAKNGKQIFHQHIVKKIIRIWIVSPIFSLAISYFLVQLFLEKDLYAIILIGTIIVGTLGVISLMRTMREEEQSIYDAGEGI